From the Homo sapiens chromosome 1, GRCh38.p14 Primary Assembly genome, one window contains:
- the MAPKAPK2 gene encoding MAP kinase-activated protein kinase 2 isoform X3 — protein sequence MLQDCPKARREVELHWRASQCPHIVRIVDVYENLYAGRKCLLIVMECLDGGELFSRIQDRGDQAFTEREASEIMKSIGEAIQYLHSINIAHRDVKPENLLYTSKRPNAILKLTDFGFAKETTSHNSLTTPCYTPYYVAPEVLGPEKYDKSCDMWSLGVIMYILLCGYPPFYSNHGLAISPGMKTRIRMGQYEFPNPEWSEVSEEVKMLIRNLLKTEPTQRMTITEFMNHPWIMQSTKVPQTPLHTSRVLKEDKERWEDVKGCLHDKNSDQATWLTRRR from the exons ATGCTTCAGGACTGCCCCAAGGCCCGCAGGGAGGTGGAGCTGCACTGGCGGGCCTCCCAGTGCCCGCACATCGTACGGATCGTGGATGTGTACGAGAATCTGTACGCAGGGAGGAAGTGCCTGCTGATTGTCATGGAATG TTTGGACGGTGGAGAACTCTTTAGCCGAATCCAGGATCGAGGAGACCAGGCATTCACAGAAAGAG AAGCATCCGAAATCATGAAGAGCATCGGTGAGGCCATCCAGTATCTGCATTCAATCAACATTGCCCATCGGGATGTCAAG cCTGAGAATCTCTTATACACCTCCAAAAGGCCCAACGCCATCCTGAAACTCACTGACTTTGGCTTTGCCAAGGAAACCACCAGCCACAACTCTTTGACCACTCCTTGTTATACACCGTACTATGTGG CTCCAGAAGTGCTGGGTCCAGAGAAGTATGACAAGTCCTGTGACATGTGGTCCCTGGGTGTCATCATGTACATCCT GCTGTGTGGGTATCCCCCCTTCTACTCCAACCACGGCCTTGCCATCTCTCCGGGCATGAAGACTCGCATCCGAATGGGCCAGTATGAATTTCCCAACCCAGAATGGTCAGAAGTATCAGAGGAAG TGAAGATGCTCATTCGGAATCTGCTGAAAACAGAGCCCACCCAGAGAATGACCATCACCGAGTTTATGAACCACCCTTGGATCATG cAATCAACAAAGGTCCCTCAAaccccactgcacaccagccgGGTCCTGAAGGAGGACAAGGAGCGGTGGGAGGATGTCAAG GGGTGTCTTCATGACAAGAACAGCGACCAGGCCACTTGGCTGACCAG GAGGAGATGA
- the MAPKAPK2 gene encoding MAP kinase-activated protein kinase 2 isoform X2 — protein MLQDCPKARREVELHWRASQCPHIVRIVDVYENLYAGRKCLLIVMECLDGGELFSRIQDRGDQAFTEREASEIMKSIGEAIQYLHSINIAHRDVKPENLLYTSKRPNAILKLTDFGFAKETTSHNSLTTPCYTPYYVAPEVLGPEKYDKSCDMWSLGVIMYILLCGYPPFYSNHGLAISPGMKTRIRMGQYEFPNPEWSEVSEEVKMLIRNLLKTEPTQRMTITEFMNHPWIMQSTKVPQTPLHTSRVLKEDKERWEDVKEEMTSALATMRVDYEQIKIKKIEDASNPLLLKRRKKARALEAAALAH, from the exons ATGCTTCAGGACTGCCCCAAGGCCCGCAGGGAGGTGGAGCTGCACTGGCGGGCCTCCCAGTGCCCGCACATCGTACGGATCGTGGATGTGTACGAGAATCTGTACGCAGGGAGGAAGTGCCTGCTGATTGTCATGGAATG TTTGGACGGTGGAGAACTCTTTAGCCGAATCCAGGATCGAGGAGACCAGGCATTCACAGAAAGAG AAGCATCCGAAATCATGAAGAGCATCGGTGAGGCCATCCAGTATCTGCATTCAATCAACATTGCCCATCGGGATGTCAAG cCTGAGAATCTCTTATACACCTCCAAAAGGCCCAACGCCATCCTGAAACTCACTGACTTTGGCTTTGCCAAGGAAACCACCAGCCACAACTCTTTGACCACTCCTTGTTATACACCGTACTATGTGG CTCCAGAAGTGCTGGGTCCAGAGAAGTATGACAAGTCCTGTGACATGTGGTCCCTGGGTGTCATCATGTACATCCT GCTGTGTGGGTATCCCCCCTTCTACTCCAACCACGGCCTTGCCATCTCTCCGGGCATGAAGACTCGCATCCGAATGGGCCAGTATGAATTTCCCAACCCAGAATGGTCAGAAGTATCAGAGGAAG TGAAGATGCTCATTCGGAATCTGCTGAAAACAGAGCCCACCCAGAGAATGACCATCACCGAGTTTATGAACCACCCTTGGATCATG cAATCAACAAAGGTCCCTCAAaccccactgcacaccagccgGGTCCTGAAGGAGGACAAGGAGCGGTGGGAGGATGTCAAG GAGGAGATGACCAGTGCCTTGGCCACAATGCGCGTTGACTACGAGCAGATCAAGATAAAAAAGATTGAAGATGCATCCAACCCTCTGCTGCTGAAGAGGCGGAAGAAAGCTCGGGCCCTGGAGGCTGCGGCTCTGGCCcactga